A window from Betta splendens chromosome 1, fBetSpl5.4, whole genome shotgun sequence encodes these proteins:
- the lrrtm1 gene encoding leucine-rich repeat transmembrane neuronal protein 1, with protein sequence MLMDFLLIGLYLKWPLKKPPGLILCSLGIFLRMVPLVEGVCPRLCRCDSKLLYCEGLNLTDIPRNLSSAMGLSMRENNLTELREGQLAGLSQLTWLYLDHNNIDIVEETAFERLRRVKELDLSSNRIENLPNGTFRPLPNLRILDLSYNRLQALEPDLFHGLRKLTNLHLRYNALKFVPVRIFQDCRSMQFLDLGYNQLQSLARNSFAGLFKLTELHLEHNELVKVNLAHFPRLMALRTLYMHNNRATIVVNTLIWTWHFLEKIDLSANEIEYIEPHVFESAPNLKVLMLDSNRLTYLDQRILDSWSSLDSITLAGNDWECSRNVCALATWLSAFRGQRDSSLLCSSPDTAQGEDVLDAVYAFQLCEDSPMEVTTAGLYASTRDLAQGGSVFLGPFTPNPYEGEGSEVVTSSFAVTVGHDDLENTMQIHKVVTGTMALIFSFLIIVLMLYVAWKCFPAGIRQLRQCFSSQRRKQKQKQSMQQMAAISTPEYYVDYKPNHIEGALVIINEYGSCTCQQQPSRECEV encoded by the coding sequence ATGCTAATGGATTTCCTTCTAATTGGACTGTACTTAAAGTGGCCACTGAAGAAGCCCCCTGGGTTGATACTGTGTTCATTGGGCATTTTTCTAAGAATGGTTCCCTTGGTGGAGGGGGTTTGTCCGAGGCTGTGCCGCTGCGACAGCAAGCTGCTATACTGCGAGGGGCTCAACCTCACAGATATTCCCCGCAATTTGAGCAGCGCCATGGGCCTGTCCATGAGAGAGAACAACTTGACTGAGCTGCGTGAAGGCCAACTGGCTGGTCTGTCACAGCTTACCTGGCTCTACTTAGATCACAACAACATTGACATTGTAGAGGAGACTGCTTTTGAGAGGCTAAGACGAGTCAAGGAGTTAGACCTGAGCAGCAACCGGATTGAGAACCTGCCAAATGGTACCTTCAGGCCTCTCCCAAACCTGCGCATCCTGGACCTCTCCTACAACAGGCTACAGGCACTGGAGCCTGACCTGTTCCACGGCCTTAGAAAGCTCACCAATTTGCATTTGCGCTACAACGCTCTCAAATTTGTGCCAGTGCGAATTTTTCAAGACTGCCGGAGCATGCAGTTTCTGGACTTGGGATATAACCAGCTGCAGAGTCTGGCACGAAACTCCTTTGCCGGTCTCTTCAAGTTGACTGAGTTGCATCTTGAGCACAATGAGCTGGTTAAAGTCAACCTAGCCCACTTCCCTCGTCTCATGGCTTTACGCACTCTGTACATGCACAACAATCGCGCCACCATTGTTGTCAATACACTGATTTGGACATGGCACTTTCTGGAGAAGATTGACCTGTCAGCTAATGAAATCGAGTACATCGAGCCACATGTTTTTGAGAGTGCACCCAATCTCAAGGTGCTAATGCTAGACTCCAATCGTTTGACCTATTTGGACCAGCGCATCCTGGACTCGTGGTCGTCTCTGGACAGCATTACCCTGGCAGGGAATGACTGGGAGTGCAGTCGCAACGTGTGTGCCTTGGCCACTTGGCTGAGTGCCTTCCGAGGCCAGCGTGACAGCTCCCTGCTGTGTTCAAGCCCCGACACCGCGCAGGGCGAGGACGTATTGGATGCTGTCTATGCTTTTCAGTTATGTGAGGATTCCCCAATGGAGGTAACTACAGCAGGCCTGTATGCTTCTACAAGGGATCTGGCCCAGGGTGGCTCTGTGTTCCTGGGCCCATTTACTCCCAACCCTTATGAGGGTGAGGGTAGTGAGGTGGTCACCAGCTCCTTTGCAGTCACAGTGGGCCACGATGACCTGGAGAACACCATGCAGATTCACAAGGTGGTGACGGGCACCATGGCGCTCATATTTTCCTTTCTCATCATAGTGCTCATGCTGTATGTGGCATGGAAGTGCTTTCCAGCTGGGATAAGACAACTGAGGCAGTGCTTCAGCAGCCAGAGGCGTAAGCAGAAGCAAAAGCAAAGCATGCAGCAGATGGCTGCAATTTCTACCCCGGAGTACTATGTTGACTATAAACCCAACCACATCGAGGGGGCGCTGGTAATCATCAATGAATATGGTTCTTGCACTTGCCAACAGCAACCTTCTCGGGAATGTGAAGTGTGA